A region of Streptomyces deccanensis DNA encodes the following proteins:
- a CDS encoding transcriptional regulator, whose product MAARPLVARQPNERLQALIQEAGCSNAGLARRVNMCGAEHGLDLRYDKTSVARWLRGQQPRGRAPAIIAEALGRKLGRTVTIDEIGMANGKNLASGVGLQFSPTVLGAIEQVCELWRSDVGRRDFLSGSSVAASALVEPSRDWLISAPDSQVARSAGPRVGLADVAAVRAMTQALVDLDHQYGSGHVRPVVVHYLNSVVSGLLAGSYREAVGRELFAAVARLTELAGYMAVDTGQPGLAQRYYIQALRLAQAAGDRGYGGYVLAASMSHLAAQLGNPREIAQLARAAQEGARGRATPRAESMFHAAEARGHALMGDARGAQAAAGRAVEALEAADPSSGDDPVWIKHFDEAYLADELAHCHRDLGQAEAAARRAEESLAKHPQSRARRRAIGYVLLATAQVQQREVEQACHTGLKAVELLGSLRSNRGAEYLEDFQQRLEPFREEAVVREFGARMELQAA is encoded by the coding sequence ATGGCCGCAAGGCCGCTCGTCGCCAGGCAGCCGAACGAACGACTGCAGGCGCTCATCCAGGAAGCGGGCTGCTCGAACGCGGGGCTGGCCCGGCGGGTCAACATGTGCGGCGCGGAGCACGGACTGGACCTGCGCTACGACAAGACGTCCGTGGCGCGCTGGTTGCGGGGACAGCAGCCGCGGGGCCGGGCGCCCGCGATCATCGCCGAGGCCCTCGGCCGCAAGCTGGGCCGTACGGTCACCATCGACGAGATCGGCATGGCCAACGGCAAGAACCTGGCGTCGGGCGTCGGCCTGCAGTTCTCGCCGACGGTGCTGGGAGCCATCGAGCAGGTCTGTGAGCTGTGGCGCAGCGATGTGGGGCGGCGGGACTTCCTCTCCGGTTCGTCCGTCGCCGCCTCCGCGCTCGTCGAGCCCAGCCGTGACTGGCTGATCTCGGCGCCGGACTCCCAGGTGGCCCGCTCGGCGGGGCCCCGGGTGGGGCTCGCGGACGTGGCGGCCGTGCGGGCGATGACCCAGGCGCTCGTGGACCTCGACCACCAGTACGGCAGCGGTCACGTCAGGCCGGTCGTCGTGCACTACCTCAACAGCGTCGTCTCGGGGCTGCTGGCCGGCTCCTACCGGGAGGCCGTGGGGCGGGAGTTGTTCGCGGCGGTCGCCCGACTGACCGAACTCGCCGGGTACATGGCCGTCGACACCGGTCAACCCGGGCTCGCCCAGCGGTACTACATCCAGGCGCTCCGCCTGGCCCAGGCCGCGGGTGACCGCGGCTACGGCGGCTATGTCCTCGCCGCGTCCATGAGTCATCTCGCCGCGCAGCTCGGAAACCCGCGGGAGATCGCGCAGTTGGCACGCGCGGCGCAGGAAGGGGCGCGGGGGCGGGCGACTCCGCGGGCGGAGTCGATGTTCCACGCGGCGGAGGCGCGCGGGCACGCGTTGATGGGCGACGCGCGCGGTGCGCAGGCGGCCGCGGGGCGTGCCGTGGAGGCGCTGGAGGCGGCGGATCCGTCGTCCGGGGACGACCCGGTGTGGATCAAGCACTTCGACGAGGCCTATCTCGCCGACGAGTTGGCGCACTGCCACCGGGATCTCGGACAGGCGGAGGCGGCCGCCCGGCGGGCGGAGGAGTCGCTGGCCAAGCATCCGCAGTCGCGGGCGCGGCGGCGGGCGATCGGGTACGTACTGCTCGCCACGGCGCAGGTGCAGCAGCGGGAGGTCGAGCAGGCCTGCCACACCGGGTTGAAGGCCGTGGAACTG
- a CDS encoding bifunctional DNA primase/polymerase: MEETIAGPEAAQIPKQRGESLLDTAVRYAEERHWDVFPGTWLEAVDGVQICSCGNAACATPGAHPAREDWATQATGSATVARRLWSKQPTASILLPTGRTFDTIDVPETAGLLALARMERMELTLGPVTWTPDRRMQFFVLPGASVKVPDLVRKLGWSPLALDLKALGEGEFVAAPPTRYGSRGAVQWARRPTPANRWLPDAEELISPLAYACGRDGRR, translated from the coding sequence GTGGAAGAGACCATCGCGGGCCCTGAAGCTGCCCAAATCCCGAAGCAGCGTGGCGAATCGCTGCTGGACACCGCCGTTCGATACGCCGAAGAGCGCCACTGGGACGTGTTCCCCGGCACTTGGCTGGAAGCCGTCGACGGGGTGCAGATCTGCTCCTGCGGCAACGCAGCGTGCGCCACCCCCGGCGCGCACCCGGCGCGTGAGGACTGGGCGACCCAGGCGACAGGCAGTGCGACCGTCGCACGCCGTCTGTGGTCGAAGCAGCCGACCGCGTCGATCCTGCTGCCGACCGGCCGTACGTTCGACACGATCGACGTTCCCGAGACCGCCGGTCTGCTGGCGCTGGCCCGTATGGAACGTATGGAGCTGACGCTCGGACCGGTGACCTGGACCCCGGACCGCCGCATGCAGTTCTTCGTGCTCCCGGGCGCGTCGGTCAAAGTCCCCGATCTCGTACGGAAGTTGGGCTGGTCGCCGCTCGCGCTCGACCTCAAGGCGCTGGGTGAGGGCGAGTTCGTGGCCGCGCCGCCGACGCGCTACGGATCCCGGGGCGCCGTGCAGTGGGCCCGCCGCCCCACCCCGGCGAACCGGTGGCTGCCGGACGCGGAGGAACTGATCTCGCCGCTCGCGTACGCGTGCGGGAGGGATGGGCGGCGGTAA